The Streptomyces sp. HUAS CB01 genome has a segment encoding these proteins:
- a CDS encoding S1 family peptidase codes for MSHRRIPKRKAILAGAGAVGIAAAAVLLPNANASQSGSEDDRTAPRKMSAASAADLLQQLGKQLGDSYGGAYYDASKQQLVVNVVGDDNEVSGEVERAGAVARSVQNSFSTLKSATRELSSEAAVPGTAWAIDPRNNRILVTADRTVTGDRWNTVESAVESLGDGVARIQKSKGEFKPLLEGGDAIFGGGSRCSLGFNVTTQDGQPGFLTAGHCTAASDQWSEQQGGQPIGTAQESVFPGEGDFALVTYDDPNTDAPSAVDVGNGQLLEIRQAADAAVGQEVFRMGSTTGLNGGQVTGLNATVNYPEGTVSGLIQTNVCAEPGDSGGALFTRDGNAIGLTSGGSGDCTSGGETFFQPVTTALEAVGAQIG; via the coding sequence TTGAGTCACAGGCGTATACCCAAGCGGAAGGCGATCCTCGCCGGAGCCGGAGCGGTGGGCATCGCCGCAGCTGCCGTACTGCTGCCGAATGCCAACGCTTCGCAGTCCGGATCGGAGGACGACCGGACCGCCCCCAGAAAGATGAGCGCCGCCTCCGCCGCGGATCTCCTCCAGCAGCTGGGCAAGCAGCTCGGCGACTCCTACGGCGGGGCGTACTACGACGCGTCGAAGCAGCAGCTCGTCGTGAACGTCGTGGGTGACGACAACGAGGTGAGCGGTGAGGTCGAGCGGGCCGGTGCGGTGGCACGCAGCGTGCAGAACAGCTTCTCCACGCTGAAGTCCGCGACCCGTGAGCTGTCGAGCGAGGCCGCGGTCCCGGGCACGGCCTGGGCCATCGACCCCAGGAACAACCGGATCCTGGTCACCGCCGACCGCACCGTCACCGGTGACCGGTGGAACACCGTCGAGTCGGCCGTCGAGTCGCTGGGCGACGGCGTGGCCCGGATCCAGAAGTCGAAGGGCGAGTTCAAGCCGCTCCTGGAGGGCGGGGACGCCATCTTCGGCGGCGGTTCGCGCTGCTCGCTCGGCTTCAACGTCACGACGCAGGACGGACAGCCCGGATTCCTCACGGCGGGCCACTGCACCGCCGCCTCCGACCAGTGGTCCGAGCAGCAGGGAGGCCAGCCCATCGGCACCGCCCAGGAGTCCGTCTTCCCCGGCGAGGGCGACTTCGCGCTCGTGACGTACGACGACCCGAACACCGACGCGCCGAGCGCCGTCGACGTGGGCAACGGGCAGCTCCTGGAGATCCGGCAGGCGGCCGACGCGGCGGTCGGCCAGGAGGTGTTCCGCATGGGCAGCACCACCGGCCTCAACGGCGGCCAGGTCACCGGTCTGAACGCCACCGTGAACTACCCGGAGGGCACCGTCAGCGGTCTGATCCAGACCAACGTCTGCGCCGAGCCGGGCGACAGCGGCGGCGCGCTGTTCACCCGGGACGGCAACGCGATCGGCCTCACGTCCGGCGGCAGCGGTGACTGCACCTCGGGCGGCGAGACCTTCTTCCAGCCGGTGACGACCGCGCTCGAGGCGGTCGGCGCACAGATCGGCTGA